The Silene latifolia isolate original U9 population chromosome X, ASM4854445v1, whole genome shotgun sequence genome contains the following window.
TTTTGAGTTAGTTTAAGTTGGTTTAGTTATGTTTTCAGTTGGTTTAGCTATGTTTGTGTCATCTGGTCAGTTGTGTTGGGTGTTTTTGAATTATGCAGTGGGAGTTGTTTGGCTCTTGTTGGCCTTGTTTTGGGTGTATagtgtgaacttcgaggacgaaattctttttaaggagggaagactgtaatactacggttttctaagtctgttactcgaccgaatatggcttactcggccgagtaagtgtgtcatgtgtttctggacagtttactgcccaggaatactcggccgagtatgggaatacttgaccgagtataatctacactcgaccgagtatccggtctgacgggtatttattccgcggtttgatttagaaaggattagagttatttaaGATGCTCTTTACAGTTTCTAATCATTTTTTCAAAACCTAAGCaatacaacgtaactctaatcctctccaaatctctctctcaaGTGCACGGATCGTTCGTGAGTGTAGTTCATCCTTCgttgcgtcgattgtgtcggaAAGCCTTTGACTTCATAAGTTTTATTGatttatcttttagggttttgccctagtttGTGATTAGGGGAAGGGATTTTTGCATATGGTAATTggaattatatgattgttgttaCGTGGAAAATTCGTAGATGAGCCTTTCTAGCTTGCTTGTGTATCTCATTGCaggttgtgctaaggtagggtttccctactcagttactgttaattgattttaGATTGTAGTGtgattgttgtacgattgatattgtgattatctactgttgttggattggagttgGGTGTTTGAGTTCTGATGGTtgatggtgatgttcgcgaggtgcgtcctcgtctgagtggagtcacttgcgggagtggcttcacgccctagttttgccctctgtgtaacccgccacatgagggaatgtgcacattaatggacaggttatcgctcgttgatgagcgggggcttagatgggtacggctgcggtcccccactggcagggctacacattttagtgtgtagtcagttacatgttaagattgggagttggaggtggatgatgatcagctgtttatcttttcgtacttgtcttatgttgattatacagtaactgaccccgttattgttttataaaatctgttgtgatccattccgggatggtgagcagattgtgataggtgatgatgtttctagctatggggacgagattgggggggggggggtcatcactcgagtctagcttccgctgtcatgagatttatcattcagttttagttgttgaacattagtaacctttattttggttttggattttggaacatgtaaacattaatcagttatactttaataattgtgttttggattggtaactttgatatactaacctcgggcaaccgagatggtgacggtctctcctgctagggtggtcctggtaaggcaccttgctatatgggggtgtcacaccctTTATCTTACCACCCTTCTCTTTTGCATTTTCGTTGTTCTTCCTCTTTTGCTTTAATGTATTCCAAAGCTCCTCCTTTCTAGCTGAAAATTCTTTTACCTTTTCTATAAAAGGTGTCGTGTTCTCATTTTTGTCAGCTAAAAGCAATGCTGCTGCCATTTCTAGCCACTAGTAACGCATATACACTTTTTGGTTCAAGTCGGCTTCAAACATTTCTCCCTCATACCGAATCATGTGCATCATTAAGAAGTTTCCAGACTCGGTATTGTTCATCTCTGTGTTTTGCTAAGGGAAGTTAATGTTGACAGTATCAAACGTTATTATATCATCCGCTCTTTCAGCATTCTTCTTTTCTAGGTAGTCACTCATGTGCTTAGCCTACAATATTAAGCAAAACCATTAGTGATAATTTCACAAACAATCAAATCCATTATTTCAATGTTAATATACACCCAACATTTAAAGAAATATCAATTAATCATACCTCCAAATCTGCAACTTTGTATATTTCTGTTTGCTCCCAGTCATCGTACTCTGTGTTGTCTACCACTTCCACTGtctcggttttgaaatttatacaaacatagaaataatgttctttccATACCATCGGAATAAACACTAGATCTGCTTCCATGTTACAGGGAACTGTGTTTCTTCTAATGAATTCGTCCCATTCTCCGAAAACCTTTTCTTTATTCATTTCTCTGTCTCCATTTCCATCGGTTTTTACTTCCTGTTGTGTATATATATGTTAaaagttttattttttttaaaaaaaagtgatTACAATTATTCAAAGTGTGAATATGTATAAATCAAACTAAAACGACAACTTACCATGTGTCGAATCCTAAAAAACATTAAATTTGTTTCACATTTTTCTGTGTGCTCAATGTGGTTCAGAATTAGCGACCAACATTCAATCATATTGCTATTGACGTGTACATTTGGTAGCAACGACAATATATCGTCTCTGACAAGGTATTGATCATTAGTGAAGCTAGAAACAACCTCACTGCTCCAAACATTAACACAAAACAAATCAAGACTAGTCCAAACAATATCATGATGCTCTAAATATAGTATCACACCAACAATGAAAAAGTATCACAAAAAATAGCAGTACTGATATATCCAAAGATTTTAAAGAACCATACTCTAATGGGAAAATGTGATCGTCCAATAGTCAGTAGTCAAGCACTTCTTTCCTCATGGTCAACATCTTTGCACAAAGTGATTTGTTAGCCTTCATAAACCCTGAGACAACCTCCAACTTAGCATCTGCCACACCATAGTTGTACGTACTTCCATGGCTATCTGATTTCCCCTCATACCGCTTCCCACGACACTGGAAGAACCATCTTCTACCATAGCTAGAAAAATATATATATTCAATACATAATGAGTATTTATAATGAAAATAAGTTAGTGTTAAAAAAAATAACCTTTTATTTTTGATACGGGGGTCTGAACATTCTTTTCCCACGTTTTTctctcttgtttttgtttgttgttttcctTTTCGTCAGCAATTTAGGTAATAGTGTACTTTTGATGGCATTTAGGTTTATAACCTTCTTCAGGACCCCACTCCTATTTTTATTTAAATCACTCAAGACGAGCGTCGTTGTAACTTCTCCCCTATATAACTGTCTCTTCTTTTCATTGGTCAGTTCACTTTTAAAATCCTCACCCACAAAAAACATCATGTGAAACATCCTGAATAATCCACAATCCAGGTTCAACTCTTTCGTTTGCCAATCAAAGGCCACATTTGCCAAAATGTAGTCTTGTACTTTTAGCCCACTTTTATTACCTTTTGTGTTTAGGTAGTGACCATAAATACTACCCTGTATATGTTTATTGTAAATAACTATCAAATTAAAGCTTAGCTAACAAATTCATTATATACTTAGTTCTTGTAacactccgtattttataataatattttattataaaagtattttattaaaataattatttcGGAGTGTAATGATGTATTTTGGaagtatttatatttatcgtcttcgttctctattttattatttcttatTTTGACCTTCCTTGAATGGGTTAAAATTTCCATGCacaattttactattttaatttgaGAACTACTTTTCTTATTTAAGCCCTCCTAGCGTTTTAATAATACTCAATTGGTTTTGTAATCatataatccattgtatgagttaatggacccaaagcccactTATTAATCCTCTCTTATATAAATAAAAGCTAAACCTAACAAGCGGGTTGCTTATTCAGTTGTTTTGTGCGTGTGATGCTGCCGCACACCTattcctcttctcctctcttttgttcttttttccccatttgactccattgttgtgcATCTTTCCTTCTTCCCAATTCAAAagaaaattatattttcataGTCCTTGCTCTTATCTTTACAACATAATTATCTCCAAATATTTTTTATGGAGATTATTTGTACggacctttagacctacgttttgggtctcttattttaatgggtaaaggAGAAGTTTTCTTTCCTCTAacgttttaaaagaggatctgaaTGCATGACTTCTTGCACATGGGTTCATGCTTCCTTAAAGGCGATTTTGGGGATattgacacgtgttggagacaaggatttGATGGTCGTGTCTTTCATGGAGTTTTCATTCTTGTTTTGCATCATTAATtactaaaaaggtaactaggtgttttcctttaattgtgtttatgcaaATTGaatgtaatttacatgatttaataattgatttgtgtaaatagtacgtgtttgattgtttactatcatgttaattatgttggTGTGTTTACGTATGTGTTTTTACCATTAATTTTGCATATCGTATGTTGCTTATGCCTCGTTTTTGGGCGTTTGGTGTGCGGCTAAGGTTCACAatggaaaccctagtggcggcttgGTGGTAGTATATGAGAAGGCCTAGAGTTATGGCTGAACTATTATAACCTTGAGATaatggctcaatgttatagctgggttGGTAAAACTCTGAGGTTGTGATAAAGTTATAGGTGGAGCCATATAACTTAAGTCACATGTCGATGTTATAGCTAATGTTAATGTAACATTAGGCTAATGAAGTCAttgttatagctaaagctaataTAACATTGGGTTAGGAGGTAAGCttattgttaaagttatagctgaagttactataacattggttgcttatacttgtttcatatttTGTATTGTGGTCAACGTGCTATGTCCTTGTGTTGCATATGTATTTGGTAACgtttgttcatatgataagtggggtagtcagttatactatcttatgagttgagtcgtgatgttgttcacacatgttggtacagtcagttatactatgCATTTGTGGTtttctagtttgaatagatgacggtagtatcagttatatactatcagaACGAACTAACGtcacccgttgatgcgggatttatttttgtctatgttcggggggtagcagaggcagtggttatacgctctgttccccgagtgtcatTCGGTTTGcatcgagagtctggccaggtcttagacatataggcagtggttatatgctatacatagtaccttggatgCAGTTGTTATACGGTCTACACCGATGGAGGCAATTGTTATACACGCCGTCAGTTaaaggcagttgttatacgctctgacagttagaggcagttgttatacgctctaacggcgttcatttTATACATTGTGCTTGTAactagaggcagttgttatacgctctagtagGTTGTTGGTTTGGTCAAATAATACATGGTCATAATGGTTCTATTATGTGCATGATGTCAtaatgtggtttgtgttatgcgtCGTCACATGTTATTTGACTTGGAGTAAACTTTTCGAATACTTATCTTTTTACGCCATTGTTTTGTAGCGAGTTGTTGTcaagttttcatgagtatagatagTCTCACATatttactagttttgcatttcaattgttaataattgttggttatattcaatcgttgtaaacttgactgggagagcatctagttacccctgactgattgtcgacctccattctcaggttgttcagattgttgctgactggttgatgcttgcttgggaaatgtgcgaagcgagcttaataataaaataggagtttgctttatgttttaagaacctttgaataatgtatcagtttgttttggatttagtagcgaaccggattggtcaggtgtttccgccacgtTGACCGTTTTATCAgtattatactctgatatttactttatactacgtttttcctttgttttataatccgagtttttacagttggtatcagagcgaacacgctctcaactctcgcttagttgatgactaaaataaattgacttagtaaatgagtgagagtcaatggggtagaaacaattaaggacttCTTTGTTTTTGCCTTAATGTTTCACATTgttattaattgtattacatgTTTTGTCCTTGTATTTGTTTTCTTATGTCTTAATTTTTatcgttattttttttttggtgaaatgtgaaaattatattaataattagaaTTTTACAGTACAAAATCACCAAGTGCAAGAGCATTGATACCGACGGAAAATAAAACTACATCCAAGGCATCCAATGCAAACGTTGAAATTTAGACGTCCATTTCCATGCTTGTCCTCTACTCTTTACCACGGCAGCAACATTATTAACCGCATACTTTGGATGAACCATTTTGTTGTCCACTCTACAAATGTTGCGGGCAGTCCATATTTGATAAACCATAGCCATGATAGCAGTGATAACTATATGTTTTTTCATCAAGGATCGACACCTCCATCTTATGCACCAGTTCAGAATATCAGTATCAGGGAGAGTAATATCCAACCAATCTGCCAGCAGCCTCCAGCAACAAGCACTAAATCTACACCTATATAGCAAATGATTATGATCCTCCAAATGATCTAAGCACATATCACAATATCCATCTGAAATGATGTTAAATCTGAGTAACCTATCCTTTGTTAAAAGACGGCATTGAATAGCCAGCCAACCTATGATAGAGTGCTTGTGAAGGTTGAGCCTGTTTCAGATAACAGGATACCATGGTACAGGTAAAGGATTACCCTGCAGCCAAGTATACCCAACAGAAACAGTATAAACCCCAGCATTAGTACTCCATTTGCCTTGACAATACCCAGGTTTAAGTATATCTTTGACTTGGCAAATTTTCCTCCAAGTCCAACTGGAACTAACTGTAGGTGAATAATCTAACCAGTTTTGGCCTTTGATGTACATGTGATTAACCCATCTTATCCATAAATGATAAGTTTTCTCAGCTAACCACCATACATACTTGCCCAACATAGCCATATTCCAGTTTTTCCCATTAACAATGCCAAGACCTCCATACTTTTTTGCTGTACAGACTCTATCCCCCGCAACTGGTGGTGTCTTGTGGAACTCATCAGACCCACACCAAAGGTAGTTCCTGCATATGTGGTTAATCCTGTCCATCACAGTAGCAGGTATGATAAAAATACGAGTCCAAAAACTATGAAGTTGAGACAAAACAGCCTGAACCAGAACAAGCCTGCCAGCATAACTTAACTTTCTGGCACCCCAACCACGAATTCTCAGCACAATCTTCTCAACTAGCCTAGAACAATCACCCACTGCCATTCTTTTATACGAGATTGGTATACCAAGGTATCTCGAAAGGAAAGCGGCCCTCTTTGAACCAGATACACTTAAGACATACTGAACATCATCACTGCGCATACCATTGAAGTAAATATCAGACTTCTCACGATTAATCACCAGCCCTGATGCTGTAGAGAAGGTGGCAAATGCTCGAAGAATAGTAATAATAGATGCTTTGTCACCCCGCAGAACATTAGAAGATCATCTGCAAAGCACAGATGATTCAGTCTAAGTGCTCTACAGAGGGGATAGTAAGTAAACTCCATGGTATTGGTAACAAAACCCATTATCCTGCTGAGATACTCCATGCAAATAGTAAATAGCAGAGGGGACATAGGTTCACCTTGCCGAATCCCTCTCCTTCCTTGGAAATACCCGAAGTTAGAACCATTAAGAGACAAGGTATACCAAGGAGTAGTAACACACCCCATAATCCAATGTACCATTTGATCAGGGAATTTAAGAGCCTTCAGCATCTGCTTGATAAACTCCCACTCAATAGAATCGTATGCCTTTTTTAGATCCACCTTCATCATACATCTAGGAGAACAAGCCTTCCTTTTGTACAATCTAACCAGGTCATGGCAAATGAGGATATTATCAACAATATCCCATCCTTTAAGAAAAGCACTCCGAGTCTCACTGATAATGTCAGGTAAAACTGTGGCAAGTCTAGTGCAAATCACATTAGAAATAATTTTATAGACCACATTGCAACACGCAATGGGTCTAAAATCCGCCACAGTATTAGGCCGGGTCTTCTTAGGAATAAGAGTTATAGTAGTGGAGTTGATCTGCTTGAGCATTTTACCTGAAGAGAACAACTCCTGCACCGCTCCAATAATATCAGTCCCAGTAATATCAAAAGAATCTCTAAAGAATTGAGAGGAGAATCCATCAGGCCGAGGTGCTTTGTTGGCAGGGATGGAATAAAGAGCATCCTTGATTTCCTTTTCAGTTACAGCTGAGGTAAGAATATGACAGTGATCACTAGTTACAAATTTCCCCTATTGAACAGTGCCCTTATGAACCTTAGTTACCCTTCTGTTAGATCCCAATAAGGTCTTGTAATAATTTATAAAAGCCTCCTTAATTGCAGCAGGAGTAGTATGATTGTTACCCTCCATATCATAGATCCCCAAAATCCTATTCTGCATCCTCCTTGCCTTGATAGCACTATGGAAATAGTGTGTATTATCATCTCCTTCACTGAGCCATAGAACTTTGGCTTTCTGGGACATAAAACTCCTCAGTGCATCCTCCCTATCTCTGTAAAGGTCAGAAGCCTCCTTCACTAGCTGTTGAAGCCCAATGTTAGTAGGATCAAGGTGCAGCTGACCTTGCACACTATAAAGGTGAAGCAAGGCCACCTTTGTAGAAGTTTCAATACCAGCATAAGCTTCAGAGTTCAGCTCCTTCAGAGGTTTCTTAAGCATTTTCAACTTTTT
Protein-coding sequences here:
- the LOC141618749 gene encoding uncharacterized protein LOC141618749; this encodes MTMNPDIARKKSNFKYFNMWGKDPGFLKIIQEVWGSPLYGFKMFQVAKKLKMLKKPLKELNSEAYAGIETSTKVALLHLYSVQGQLHLDPTNIGLQQLVKEASDLYRDREDALRSFMSQKAKVLWLSEGDDNTHYFHSAIKARRMQNRILGIYDMEAVTEKEIKDALYSIPANKAPRPDGFSSQFFRDSFDITGTDIIGAVQELFSSGKMLKQINSTTITLIPKKTRPNTVADFRPIACCNVVYKIISNVICTRLATVLPDIISETRSAFLKGWDIVDNILICHDLVRLYKRKACSPRCMMKVDLKKAYDSIEWEFIKQMLKALKFPDQMVHWIMGCVTTPWYTLSLNGSNFGYFQGRRGIRQGEPMSPLLFTICMEYLSRIMGFVTNTMEFTYYPLCRALRLNHLCFADDLLMFCGVTKHLLLLFFEHLPPSLQHQGCDDVQYVLSVSGSKRAAFLSRYLGIPISYKRMAVGDCSRLVEKIVLRIRGWGARKLSYAGRLVLVQAVLSQLHSFWTRIFIIPATVMDRINHICRNYLWCGSDEFHKTPPVAGDRVCTAKKYGGLGIVNGKNWNMAMLGKYVWWLAEKTYHLWIRWVNHMYIKGQNWLDYSPTVSSSWTWRKICQVKDILKPGYCQGKWSTNAGVYTVSVGLNLHKHSIIGWLAIQCRLLTKDRLLRFNIISDGYCDMCLDHLEDHNHLLYRCRFSACCWRLLADWLDITLPDTDILNCYGRRWFFQCRGKRYEGKSDSHGSTYNYGVADAKLEVVSGEVVSSFTNDQYLVRDDILSLLPNVHVNSNMIECWSLILNHIEHTEKCETNLMFFRIRHMEVKTDGNGDREMNKEKVFGEWDEFIRRNTVPCNMEADLVFIPMVWKEHYFYVCINFKTETVEVVDNTEYDDWEQTEIYKVADLEAKHMSDYLEKKNAERADDIITFDTVNINFP